The following are encoded together in the Labrus mixtus chromosome 2, fLabMix1.1, whole genome shotgun sequence genome:
- the ier2b gene encoding immediate early response 2b translates to MSAIAAMEVNAEARRILAVSISKLYASRTQRGGLRLHRSLLLSLVMRSARDIYHSSRESECQSSEERMDTSSDPEEGQQQPGMPEPQTTLISSEPAQEEPDSADEECEITEDKENLSPTRQSRKRRGKASAAPDFLPIKRARLEPGEERYAAPPGCCRSGAGDSLIALSLNRVIPAF, encoded by the coding sequence atgagtgcCATAGCCGCTATGGAAGTGAATGCCGAAGCCAGACGGATCCTGGCCGTGTCGATAAGTAAGCTGTACGCTTCCAGGACCCAGAGAGGCGGACTGAGACTCCACCGGAGCCTCCTGCTCTCCCTGGTCATGAGGTCTGCCCGGGACATCTACCACTCCTCTCGGGAGAGCGAGTGTCAATCATCGGAGGAGCGGATGGACACCAGCTCCGACCCGGAGGAGGGACAACAACAACCCGGCATGCCCGAGCCCCAGACCACACTAATCTCATCTGAGCCGGCCCAAGAGGAGCCGGACAGCGCGGATGAAGAGTGTGAAATTACAGAGGACAAAGAGAACCTGAGCCCGACGAGACAGTCCAGGAAGCGCCGGGGCAAGGCGTCGGCTGCGCCTGACTTCCTCCCGATCAAGAGGGCGAGGCTGGAGCCCGGGGAGGAGAGGTATGCGGCCCCACCGGGCTGCTGTCGCTCCGGGGCCGGGGACTCCCTGATCGCTTTGTCTCTAAATCGGGTTATACCTGCCTTCTGA
- the LOC132986968 gene encoding syntaxin-10 — protein MSLEDPFFVVKGEVQKALSRARVLFDRWEELLQDGTQVSRDELDWSTNELRNCLRAIDWDLEDLSETINIVESNPGKFKLGEDELKERRDFVERTRSAVQEMKDQLSSPSAVAQAEKKNRQALLTSTGQDRSSGLDAHMVSANSRYIEEQQEQQQLIMEEQDEQLELVSGSIRVLKDMSGRIGDELDEQAVMLGDFGDEMDQTSSRMDSVLKKLEKVSHMTSSRRQWCAIAVLVAVLIVVLILFFAL, from the exons ATGTCGTTAGAAGACCCATTTTTCGTTGTGAAGGG GGAGGTGCAGAAGGCCTTGTCTCGTGCTCGGGTCCTTTTTGATAGATGGGAGGAACTGTTGCAGGATGGGACACAG GTGAGTCGTGATGAACTGGATTGGAGCACCAATGAACTGAGGAACTGTCTGAGGGCCATAGATTGGGACCTGGAGGACCTCAGTGAAACCATCA ATATCGTGGAGTCGAACCCGGGGAAGTTTAAACTGGGAGAAGATGAActtaaggagaggagagacttTGTGGAGAGAACCAGGTCAGCCGTCCAG gaGATGAAGGATCAGTTGTCCAGCCCCTCTGCTGTGGCTcaggcagagaagaagaacagacag gctCTGCTGACCTCAACAGGTCAGGACAGGTCATCGGGACTGGACGCTCATATGGTGTCTGCAAACTCCAGATACATCGAGGAGCAACAAGAGCAACAGcag ctgaTCATGGAGGAGCAGGATGAGCAGCTGGAGTTGGTGTCAGGCAGCATCAGAGTCCTCAAAGACATGTCAGGACGCATAGGGGACGAGCTGGACGAGCAGGCTGT CATGTTGGGGGATTTTGGAGACGAGATGGACCAGACATCATCCCGGATGGATTCAGTACTAAAGAAGCTGGAGAAGGTGTCACACATGACCAGCA GTCGGAGACAGTGGTGCGCTATCGCTGTGCTTGTCGCCGTACTGATTGTTgtcctcatcctcttctttgCCCTCTGA